In Actinomycetota bacterium, a single window of DNA contains:
- a CDS encoding L,D-transpeptidase/peptidoglycan binding protein — MRLLTRLIHFPSRRSAQIAILVSVAIVVAGATAAVGLDRRRSDQLLPDTRIGGIDVGGLSVTDATAVLTRALEDPLHRDITVRGPGLDVRTTPWKLGMRIDVASAVEQAAEQAREGHLVRRVWRHLAGGGDREVALAPTLDRSVLESFVEDAADRVRITAVDATMKTSDGWLRFTPSKSGRELDVEAAAESLREAVAGTGTEVSLSTRVVEPKVPASAFATAILVRAGENKLYLYRNGVVAKTYDVATGSPQHATPLGRYEIVRKRKNPTWVNPGSDWAKKMPASIRPGPDNPLGSRALDINAPGIRIHGTPDARSIGFSVSHGCVRMHMADAED, encoded by the coding sequence ATGCGCCTGCTCACACGCCTGATCCACTTCCCGTCGCGACGCTCCGCCCAGATCGCGATCCTCGTCTCCGTGGCGATCGTCGTCGCTGGGGCGACCGCGGCCGTGGGTCTCGACCGACGCCGGTCGGACCAGCTCCTGCCCGACACGCGGATCGGGGGTATCGACGTCGGCGGGCTCAGCGTCACCGACGCGACCGCCGTCCTCACGCGCGCGCTCGAGGACCCCCTCCACCGCGACATCACGGTCCGGGGACCCGGCCTGGACGTCCGGACCACCCCCTGGAAGCTCGGCATGAGGATCGACGTCGCGTCCGCCGTGGAGCAGGCGGCCGAGCAGGCCCGAGAGGGCCACCTCGTGCGCCGCGTGTGGCGACACCTGGCGGGCGGGGGCGACCGCGAGGTCGCACTCGCGCCCACCCTCGACCGGTCGGTGCTCGAGTCGTTCGTCGAGGACGCCGCCGACCGGGTGAGGATCACCGCGGTCGACGCGACCATGAAGACCTCGGACGGTTGGCTCAGGTTCACTCCGTCCAAGTCGGGTCGGGAGCTCGACGTGGAGGCGGCCGCGGAGAGCCTGCGGGAGGCCGTCGCGGGGACGGGCACCGAGGTCTCCCTCAGCACCCGGGTCGTGGAGCCGAAGGTTCCTGCATCGGCCTTCGCCACGGCGATCCTGGTCCGGGCCGGTGAGAACAAGCTCTACCTCTATCGCAACGGCGTCGTCGCCAAGACCTACGATGTCGCGACGGGGTCTCCCCAGCACGCCACCCCGCTCGGGAGGTATGAGATCGTCCGGAAGCGGAAGAACCCCACCTGGGTGAACCCGGGCAGCGACTGGGCGAAGAAGATGCCCGCCTCCATCCGCCCCGGACCGGACAACCCGCTCGGGAGTCGCGCGCTGGACATCAACGCTCCCGGCATCCGGATCCACGGGACCCCGGACGCCCGTTCGATCGGTTTCAGCGTCTCGCACGGTTGCGTGCGCATGCACATGGCGGACGCCGAGGACC